The Helicobacter ganmani genome includes a window with the following:
- a CDS encoding ABC transporter ATP-binding protein, with amino-acid sequence MLQIENLQVHYGLISGLKGINFHIEEHEIITLIGSNGAGKTSTLNGIVHSVKTKGKVRFFGANISKIPTHKIIQRGIALVPEGRRVFTNLSVDENLRMGAYHNDENFEVMREKMYRLFPRLKERYKQMAGTMSGGEQQMLAIARALMSEPKLLMLDEPSLGLAPKVVGELFEILLNLRENGITILLVEQNAFAALKVANRAYVLENGKIVMEDFAKNLLENQEIKKRYLGG; translated from the coding sequence ATGCTTCAAATTGAGAATCTACAAGTGCATTATGGCTTGATTTCGGGCTTAAAGGGCATTAACTTCCATATTGAAGAACACGAGATTATTACTTTAATCGGAAGTAATGGCGCAGGTAAAACCTCAACCCTTAATGGAATCGTGCATAGTGTCAAAACAAAAGGCAAAGTCCGATTCTTTGGCGCAAATATCTCCAAGATTCCAACACACAAAATTATCCAACGCGGAATCGCGCTTGTGCCAGAGGGAAGGCGCGTTTTTACCAATCTTAGCGTAGATGAAAATTTGCGTATGGGAGCGTATCATAATGATGAAAACTTTGAAGTAATGCGCGAAAAAATGTATCGGCTTTTCCCTCGCCTAAAGGAGCGTTACAAACAAATGGCAGGCACAATGAGCGGGGGTGAGCAACAAATGCTCGCCATTGCAAGAGCTTTAATGAGTGAGCCAAAGTTACTTATGCTTGATGAACCAAGTCTCGGGCTTGCACCCAAAGTCGTAGGAGAGCTTTTTGAGATTCTTTTAAACTTGCGCGAAAATGGCATTACGATTCTGCTTGTAGAACAAAATGCCTTTGCTGCACTCAAAGTCGCCAATCGTGCGTATGTGCTAGAAAATGGCAAAATTGTAATGGAGGATTTTGCAAAGAATCTTTTAGAAAATCAAGAGATTAAAAAACGATATTTAGGCGGATAA
- the rpe gene encoding ribulose-phosphate 3-epimerase: MLVAPSILSADFGKLESEIKAICEAGCDFIHIDVMDGHFVPNLTLGPVVVHSVAKAASKPLDIHLMVQNNSFFVELFAPFKPEFLSFHIEEEKHANRLAQKIREYGIKPAIVLNPHTNLDSIEYLLEFVDMVLLMSVNPGFGGQKFIPNVLDKIKNLKDKIELRNPNCLIEVDGGVCDRNIESLKKAGADIVVAGSYIFGGDYKERIESLR; encoded by the coding sequence ATGCTTGTTGCGCCAAGTATCCTTTCTGCAGATTTTGGAAAATTAGAATCCGAAATCAAAGCTATCTGTGAAGCAGGTTGTGATTTTATACATATTGATGTAATGGATGGGCATTTTGTGCCAAATCTGACGCTTGGTCCTGTAGTGGTGCATTCTGTCGCAAAAGCAGCAAGCAAGCCGCTAGACATTCATTTAATGGTGCAAAATAATAGTTTTTTTGTAGAACTTTTTGCACCCTTTAAGCCCGAATTTCTATCCTTTCATATTGAGGAGGAAAAGCACGCGAATCGCTTGGCACAGAAAATCCGCGAATATGGCATTAAACCTGCAATTGTTTTGAATCCTCATACCAATTTGGATTCCATAGAATATTTGTTGGAATTTGTAGATATGGTTTTGTTGATGAGTGTGAATCCCGGCTTTGGCGGACAGAAGTTTATACCCAATGTGTTGGATAAAATTAAAAATTTAAAAGACAAAATAGAGTTGCGCAATCCGAATTGCCTCATTGAAGTAGATGGCGGGGTATGTGATAGAAATATAGAATCTCTTAAAAAAGCTGGGGCAGATATTGTTGTAGCCGGTAGCTATATTTTTGGTGGAGATTATAAGGAGCGGATAGAAAGTTTGCGGTAA
- a CDS encoding class 1 fructose-bisphosphatase produces MSEIQMRTNAELMRDLELIFARIQSASLPIYETLKQSLGEYAQSTNATGDTQLKADIQADTILQNTFKDLRIVHQVCSEEQEQAIKLHDKGIYSIAYDPLDGSSLMGANLSVGSIFGIYHGDFLPQNLVASAYILYGMVVGIGFASILKEGVDYFVYNGKTFDLQKCFKLSHKGKLNATGGTQKNWSLSHKAKIESLFNAGYRLRYSGGMVPDLHHILVKGGGIFSYPSTSDAPQGKLRMLFEVFPFAFIFERAGGGAVCISENAHNITEVKRLLELTPKHLHDTTPCFFGSLEEIEFVSK; encoded by the coding sequence ATTTCGGAGATACAAATGAGGACAAACGCAGAATTAATGCGTGATTTAGAATTGATTTTTGCACGAATTCAAAGTGCGAGTTTGCCGATTTATGAAACCCTCAAACAAAGTTTAGGGGAATATGCACAAAGCACCAATGCAACAGGAGATACACAGCTAAAAGCAGACATTCAAGCCGACACGATTCTGCAAAATACTTTCAAAGACTTAAGAATTGTGCATCAGGTTTGCAGTGAAGAGCAAGAACAAGCAATCAAGCTTCACGATAAAGGCATTTATAGTATTGCCTATGACCCTTTAGATGGCTCTTCCTTAATGGGAGCAAATTTGAGCGTGGGAAGTATTTTTGGAATCTACCATGGAGATTTCCTGCCCCAAAATCTCGTTGCAAGTGCATATATTCTCTATGGTATGGTAGTTGGAATCGGATTTGCCTCTATCCTCAAAGAAGGCGTAGATTACTTTGTCTATAATGGAAAAACATTTGATTTACAAAAATGCTTCAAACTTTCACACAAAGGCAAATTAAATGCAACAGGTGGCACACAGAAAAATTGGAGTCTTTCACATAAGGCAAAGATAGAATCTCTCTTTAACGCTGGTTATCGTTTGCGGTATAGTGGCGGAATGGTTCCTGATTTGCATCATATTTTGGTTAAAGGTGGCGGGATTTTCTCTTATCCTAGCACGAGTGATGCACCACAAGGCAAACTTAGAATGCTTTTTGAAGTTTTTCCCTTCGCCTTTATCTTTGAAAGAGCGGGTGGTGGAGCGGTTTGCATAAGTGAAAATGCGCACAACATAACAGAGGTAAAACGACTTTTGGAATTAACACCAAAACATTTACACGATACAACACCTTGCTTTTTTGGTAGCTTGGAGGAAATAGAATTTGTCAGCAAATGA
- the metG gene encoding methionine--tRNA ligase, which produces MEAVLSSKFYITSPIYYVNDIPHIGHAYTTIIVDTLARFARLKGKEVYCLTGTDEHGQKIEQSAQKKGKSPKEYVDEISRNFKNLWDEFGISYDHFIRTTDDYHIKTAQMAFLKMFEKGDIYKGKYEGHYCISCESFFTKFQLIGENYCPDCGKETTLLQEESYFFRLSAYQERLLKFYEHNPNFILPKFRRNEVINFVKDGLEDLSITRTTFDWGIKLPQNLIHQDHNNAKHVMYVWLDALINYLSALGFYNDLEDRRDFWAANYHIVGKDILRFHAIYWIAFLMSLDLPLPHHIAAHGWWTKEGAKMSKSVGNVVNPKEVVEAYGLDCFRYFVLREVPFGQDGDFSQKSLMERINSDLSNDLGNLLNRLLGMSAKYFNNALQVDLENLKKHYSTEFSQINKVLKSLETYMEEVQTNRYLEEIWTLFSLGNGIIAKKEPWNLIKEGKNEEVAELLIFLANLLIKSALCLSPFIPKSAESILSVFGLKAESRNYKKFVLENGLLPQIQLCAIPALFPKVENILLEEKETKNSQNPTTNTPLEITNPILKEDFFKIEIKVGTILSAEELPKSEKLLKLQVDLGEARARQILAGIKAHYTPQSLIGKQVCVLANLKPAKLMGELSEGMILAAKDEKGLTLITPQNLKKNGSSIS; this is translated from the coding sequence ATGGAGGCAGTTTTGAGTTCTAAATTTTATATCACATCGCCAATTTATTATGTCAATGATATTCCCCACATTGGACACGCTTATACAACCATCATTGTGGATACACTTGCGCGTTTTGCTAGACTTAAAGGCAAAGAAGTTTATTGCCTCACAGGCACAGATGAACACGGACAAAAGATTGAACAATCTGCTCAAAAAAAAGGGAAAAGTCCGAAAGAATATGTAGATGAGATTTCGCGAAACTTCAAAAATCTTTGGGACGAATTTGGAATCAGTTACGACCATTTTATCCGTACAACAGATGATTACCACATCAAAACTGCCCAAATGGCTTTTTTAAAAATGTTTGAAAAAGGGGATATTTATAAAGGCAAATATGAGGGACATTATTGCATTTCTTGTGAATCCTTTTTTACAAAATTTCAGCTTATAGGCGAAAATTACTGCCCAGATTGTGGTAAAGAAACGACTTTGTTGCAAGAGGAAAGCTATTTCTTCAGGCTTAGTGCGTATCAAGAGAGACTTTTAAAGTTTTATGAACACAATCCAAACTTTATCTTGCCAAAATTTCGTCGCAATGAGGTAATTAACTTTGTAAAAGATGGACTAGAGGATTTGTCCATTACGCGCACAACTTTTGATTGGGGCATTAAACTCCCTCAAAACCTCATTCATCAAGACCACAACAATGCAAAACATGTGATGTATGTATGGCTAGATGCACTGATAAACTATCTAAGCGCACTCGGATTCTATAATGATTTGGAGGATAGAAGAGATTTCTGGGCGGCAAATTATCACATCGTAGGAAAAGACATTTTGCGATTCCACGCAATTTATTGGATTGCGTTTTTAATGAGCCTAGATTTACCTCTACCACACCATATCGCAGCACATGGCTGGTGGACTAAAGAGGGTGCAAAGATGAGCAAAAGTGTCGGCAATGTTGTCAATCCAAAAGAAGTGGTAGAGGCTTATGGATTGGATTGTTTCCGATATTTTGTCTTGCGCGAAGTGCCTTTTGGACAAGATGGGGATTTTTCGCAAAAATCTCTAATGGAGCGAATCAACTCGGATTTAAGCAATGATTTAGGCAATCTACTCAATCGCCTTTTGGGAATGAGTGCAAAATACTTTAATAATGCTTTACAAGTAGATTTGGAAAATCTCAAAAAGCATTATAGCACAGAGTTTTCTCAAATCAATAAAGTCTTAAAAAGCCTAGAAACCTATATGGAAGAAGTGCAGACCAATCGTTACCTAGAAGAAATCTGGACACTCTTTAGTTTAGGAAATGGAATCATCGCAAAAAAAGAGCCATGGAATCTCATTAAAGAGGGCAAAAACGAGGAAGTAGCGGAGTTGCTCATATTCCTTGCTAATCTGTTAATCAAATCCGCACTTTGTCTTTCTCCTTTTATACCAAAGAGTGCCGAATCTATCCTTAGTGTCTTTGGGCTAAAAGCAGAATCACGAAATTATAAGAAGTTTGTCCTTGAGAATGGATTGTTACCACAAATCCAACTTTGTGCGATTCCTGCATTATTCCCAAAAGTAGAAAATATCTTACTAGAAGAAAAAGAAACTAAAAACTCGCAGAATCCCACTACAAATACTCCATTAGAAATCACCAATCCGATTTTAAAAGAGGATTTTTTCAAAATAGAAATCAAAGTAGGCACAATTTTGAGCGCAGAGGAGCTGCCCAAAAGCGAAAAACTTTTAAAACTTCAAGTGGATTTAGGCGAAGCAAGAGCGCGTCAGATTCTAGCAGGCATCAAAGCCCATTATACACCACAAAGCCTCATAGGCAAACAAGTATGCGTGCTTGCCAATCTTAAACCTGCAAAATTAATGGGTGAATTAAGTGAGGGAATGATTCTTGCTGCCAAAGATGAGAAAGGATTAACACTGATTACTCCGCAAAATCTTAAGAAAAATGGGAGTTCAATCAGCTAA
- a CDS encoding NifB/NifX family molybdenum-iron cluster-binding protein: protein MRIAVPVYDESLKIFGNTGHTPFFAIFEQKGAGMFKKIDLLELRENPRGNKEASEGCSHKDEEMSAEEQMAHKQEHNILGEIIKDCAVVLVKKACPNTARVFNERGIKVCKVDSNCQSAQDSFKFIKL, encoded by the coding sequence ATGAGAATTGCTGTACCCGTCTATGATGAAAGCTTAAAAATCTTTGGCAACACAGGACATACCCCCTTTTTTGCTATCTTTGAGCAAAAAGGCGCAGGAATGTTCAAAAAAATTGATTTATTAGAGTTGCGTGAAAATCCACGTGGTAACAAAGAGGCAAGTGAGGGTTGCTCACATAAAGATGAGGAAATGAGCGCAGAGGAACAAATGGCGCACAAACAAGAACACAATATACTCGGTGAAATCATCAAAGATTGTGCAGTGGTGCTTGTCAAAAAAGCTTGTCCCAATACTGCGCGCGTTTTCAACGAAAGAGGAATCAAAGTCTGCAAAGTAGATTCGAATTGCCAAAGTGCGCAAGATTCCTTTAAATTTATCAAACTCTAG
- a CDS encoding radical SAM protein, whose product MKTLNYQKLLENPLFVSRYIEPNINWRHSYLNGKRGIKRLFSYPYASLMRKFFLRSYFQKRVLRGIVDIPYVEIVLTTKCTLRCEHCCNLMQYFTPKAQYVGTLENIIESLEQLCSKVSSINRLRLIGGEPFLFKDLPQLLDYIESQKKILTYDILSNGSIDIKEPILQRMKKSKKIRKVSISDYSHVPNIRLKQESIFKNLKKYRIPFSFLKGGTWHRLERIHKRGRSKEQIIANYLSCRASCVSLIGGGGGELAPKGAIFVCAAASSLSVLKGLEEFEGDYIDLMDETDRFLEFYAQDFYKSCDYCQDYSKPSEKILAAIQTREVLRIG is encoded by the coding sequence ATGAAAACATTAAATTATCAAAAGCTACTAGAAAATCCCTTGTTTGTCTCGCGCTATATTGAACCAAATATTAATTGGAGACATTCTTATCTAAATGGCAAAAGGGGAATTAAGAGGTTGTTTAGCTATCCCTATGCAAGTTTAATGCGTAAGTTTTTCTTAAGAAGTTACTTTCAAAAGCGCGTGTTGCGTGGAATCGTGGATATTCCTTATGTGGAGATTGTTTTGACAACCAAATGCACTTTGCGTTGTGAGCATTGCTGTAATTTAATGCAGTATTTTACTCCAAAGGCGCAATATGTAGGCACTTTGGAAAATATTATTGAAAGTTTAGAGCAGTTGTGTTCCAAAGTTTCTAGCATTAATCGCTTAAGATTAATCGGGGGAGAGCCTTTTTTGTTTAAAGATTTGCCGCAATTATTAGATTATATAGAATCCCAAAAGAAAATTTTGACTTACGATATCTTAAGCAATGGAAGCATTGATATAAAAGAACCTATCTTGCAAAGAATGAAAAAATCAAAAAAGATTCGCAAGGTTTCTATTTCAGATTATTCGCATGTTCCAAACATTCGCCTTAAACAAGAAAGTATTTTTAAAAATCTTAAAAAATATCGCATTCCTTTTTCTTTTTTAAAAGGAGGCACTTGGCATAGATTAGAAAGAATCCACAAAAGGGGTAGAAGCAAGGAACAAATCATTGCAAATTATTTATCTTGTAGGGCTTCTTGTGTTTCTCTCATCGGCGGCGGGGGGGGGGAATTAGCTCCTAAAGGGGCAATATTTGTCTGTGCAGCAGCAAGCTCCCTCTCTGTCTTGAAAGGTTTAGAGGAATTTGAGGGGGATTATATTGATTTAATGGACGAAACGGATAGATTTTTGGAATTTTATGCGCAAGACTTTTATAAGTCCTGTGATTATTGTCAGGATTATTCTAAGCCTAGTGAGAAAATCCTTGCAGCAATCCAAACAAGAGAGGTGTTACGAATAGGCTAA
- the recG gene encoding ATP-dependent DNA helicase RecG, with protein sequence MGFSKFGKTPFEAVLYSLPKGYTNTFLSESLEVNQNIVLEVEVRNYKNLKVAHILCFAPKFECEIELLIFHPKPYHKSIFKPDSVLIVSGKLQKNAGFYTLLQPKVLKNTGEIVLNFGFKGMKEKSARDFANGITLGFLQEFYPKVPLWVLESLVKIYHPNEKFVQDFAKNHSFFGKFLEAIKFVEIYEYMRLLRSKKRHFLSLISLNNPIQSWIESLPFELTKGQENAICEIQASLQSNQSARRVIVGDVGCGKTIVILASVMMAYPHRSVLMAPTSILAKQLFDEAQKFLPNHLKIALLTQSDKKGDLSQSDFIIGTHALLYQDLSNCALVMIDEQHRFGTAQRNTLERMFECDSKRAHILQFSATPIPRTQAMIESNFVDFSFIKDLPFKKDITTRIIYKNDFKDLLEHIRQEIAQKHQIIIVYPLVEESKNSNYTALKEGEEFWKKNFEGVYSTYGKDKNKEQVLEEFRERGKILLATTVVEVGISLPSLSTIVIVGAERLGLATLHQLRGRVSRNGLKGYCFLFTKQQQTERLARFSQTQNGFEIAQMDLEYRNSGDLLSGEMQSGRQFAWVDLGKDEGIIKEAKNALS encoded by the coding sequence TTGGGCTTTAGTAAGTTTGGTAAGACGCCTTTTGAAGCAGTTTTATATTCTTTACCAAAGGGTTATACAAACACTTTTTTGAGCGAATCTTTGGAAGTGAATCAAAATATAGTTTTGGAAGTGGAAGTCCGAAATTATAAGAATCTCAAAGTAGCGCATATTTTGTGTTTTGCTCCAAAATTTGAATGTGAGATAGAGCTGTTAATCTTTCACCCAAAACCTTATCATAAGAGCATTTTTAAACCTGATTCTGTGTTAATTGTCAGTGGAAAACTCCAAAAAAACGCGGGATTTTATACCTTATTGCAACCCAAAGTATTAAAAAATACAGGTGAAATCGTATTGAATTTTGGCTTTAAAGGTATGAAAGAAAAGAGCGCAAGGGATTTTGCAAATGGGATTACTTTAGGATTCTTACAAGAATTTTATCCTAAAGTGCCTTTGTGGGTTTTGGAATCTCTTGTAAAAATTTATCACCCGAACGAAAAATTTGTGCAAGATTTTGCAAAAAACCATAGTTTTTTTGGTAAATTTTTGGAGGCAATCAAGTTTGTTGAAATTTACGAATATATGCGTCTTTTGCGCTCAAAAAAACGTCATTTTCTAAGCCTTATTTCGCTAAATAATCCTATACAATCTTGGATTGAATCTTTGCCTTTTGAGCTTACCAAAGGACAAGAAAATGCGATTTGTGAGATTCAAGCTTCACTCCAAAGTAATCAATCTGCAAGACGCGTGATTGTTGGTGATGTGGGCTGTGGTAAAACAATCGTTATTCTAGCAAGTGTGATGATGGCTTATCCTCATCGCAGCGTATTGATGGCACCCACTTCCATTTTGGCAAAGCAACTTTTTGATGAAGCACAAAAATTTTTGCCAAATCATTTAAAAATTGCGCTCTTAACGCAAAGCGACAAAAAGGGTGATTTATCGCAAAGCGATTTTATCATCGGGACACACGCCTTGCTTTATCAAGATTTGAGCAATTGTGCGCTTGTGATGATAGATGAGCAACATCGTTTTGGCACGGCACAAAGGAATACACTAGAAAGAATGTTTGAATGCGATTCCAAACGCGCACATATTTTGCAGTTTTCTGCGACGCCGATTCCGCGCACGCAAGCGATGATAGAATCTAATTTTGTGGATTTTAGTTTTATCAAAGATTTGCCTTTCAAAAAAGACATTACGACGCGTATTATCTATAAAAACGATTTTAAAGATTTGTTGGAGCATATCAGACAAGAAATTGCGCAAAAACATCAAATTATTATTGTTTATCCTTTGGTAGAGGAGAGCAAAAATTCCAATTATACGGCATTAAAAGAGGGTGAAGAGTTTTGGAAAAAGAATTTTGAGGGTGTTTATAGCACATATGGCAAGGACAAAAATAAAGAGCAGGTTTTGGAGGAGTTTCGTGAAAGGGGAAAGATTCTGCTTGCTACGACGGTGGTCGAGGTTGGAATCTCTTTGCCGAGTTTAAGCACGATTGTGATTGTAGGGGCGGAGCGGTTAGGATTGGCAACTTTGCACCAATTGCGTGGGAGAGTGAGTCGTAACGGCTTAAAAGGGTATTGTTTTTTATTTACCAAACAACAGCAAACTGAGCGACTAGCAAGATTCTCCCAAACGCAAAATGGCTTTGAAATCGCACAAATGGATTTAGAATATCGCAATAGTGGAGATTTGTTAAGCGGAGAAATGCAAAGCGGTAGGCAGTTTGCTTGGGTGGATTTGGGTAAAGATGAGGGAATTATCAAAGAAGCAAAAAATGCGCTTTCTTAA
- a CDS encoding M16 family metallopeptidase codes for MALEMKKLHIKGVEIPIIYEKNTQLPLFYIQLVFKGAGGVSNGKSLGLSDIVSSLLNEGTKELGVTKFSKKLEEKALALSVGSGLETLSFTLSGMTAMQKDGIALLKELLQSPNFTQKALDKVKENSLVAILERESDYDYQASKILKSMLFKGSALEFPLSGTQDSIAKITLREIENFYRQHINLNSLILIVGGELEFESVAKELENALESLPQGKAVALKPIFANDLRQTKRLLKDTQQAYIYFGAPLNVDNLQKESALIKVASFVLGGSGFGSRMLEEVRVKRGLAYSAVMRLNATHTQASAQGYLQTSLKNEKEAQSLVQQVVEEFVEKGITSKELQEAKDYLLGSEPLRNETLSQRLGTAFTYYYNGLPLDFNKQVLEEISKLTLKEVNDYIQSHQEIKNLSFAIVSAEN; via the coding sequence ATGGCACTTGAGATGAAAAAGTTACATATAAAAGGTGTAGAGATTCCTATAATTTATGAAAAAAATACGCAGCTACCTTTGTTTTATATTCAGCTTGTTTTTAAGGGTGCAGGCGGAGTGAGTAATGGCAAAAGTTTAGGGCTATCTGATATTGTAAGCTCTTTGCTTAATGAGGGGACAAAGGAGCTAGGTGTTACAAAGTTTTCTAAAAAACTAGAGGAAAAAGCCCTTGCGTTGAGTGTGGGAAGTGGATTGGAAACATTGAGTTTTACATTAAGTGGAATGACTGCAATGCAAAAAGATGGAATCGCACTTTTAAAAGAACTGCTCCAAAGCCCAAATTTTACACAAAAAGCATTGGATAAAGTCAAAGAAAACTCCTTAGTAGCAATTTTAGAGCGGGAGAGTGATTATGATTATCAGGCAAGTAAAATATTGAAATCTATGCTTTTCAAAGGAAGCGCATTGGAGTTTCCTCTAAGTGGTACGCAGGATTCTATTGCTAAGATTACTCTAAGGGAAATAGAAAATTTTTATCGGCAGCATATCAATTTAAATTCTCTGATTCTTATTGTGGGTGGGGAATTGGAATTTGAAAGTGTTGCAAAAGAATTAGAAAATGCGCTTGAATCATTACCACAAGGTAAGGCAGTGGCACTTAAGCCTATCTTTGCGAATGATTTAAGGCAAACCAAACGTCTGCTTAAAGACACGCAGCAGGCTTATATTTATTTTGGCGCACCTTTGAATGTTGATAATTTGCAAAAGGAATCTGCATTGATTAAAGTTGCTTCATTTGTGCTTGGAGGCAGTGGGTTTGGCAGTCGTATGTTGGAGGAAGTGCGCGTGAAAAGAGGGCTTGCTTACTCTGCGGTTATGCGACTAAACGCAACACATACGCAAGCATCGGCACAAGGATATTTGCAAACAAGCCTCAAAAATGAAAAAGAAGCTCAAAGTCTCGTGCAGCAGGTAGTAGAGGAATTTGTTGAAAAAGGAATCACAAGCAAAGAATTACAAGAAGCAAAGGATTATTTACTAGGAAGTGAGCCTTTACGCAACGAGACGCTTTCCCAAAGATTAGGCACAGCATTTACTTATTATTATAATGGTTTGCCATTGGATTTTAATAAGCAAGTGTTAGAGGAGATTTCCAAGCTCACTTTAAAAGAAGTCAATGATTACATTCAATCACATCAAGAGATTAAGAATCTTAGTTTTGCCATTGTTAGTGCAGAAAATTAG
- a CDS encoding dehypoxanthine futalosine cyclase, protein MENLEGMREVFAKNSQEVNAVVKVKLPRISKEEILDLMQNASLKELGERAFAIKKQLHSDNITTFVVDRNINYTNICWVDCKFCAFKRRINESETYILSFEEIDKKIDELLEIGGTQILFQGGVHPSLKIEWYEDLVRHIAQKYPQITLHGFSAIEINYIAKISKISITEVLARLQKCGLSSIPGAGAEILSDRVRDVIAPKKLDSEEWIAVHREAHKLGIKSTATMMFGSVEKDEDIIEHWTRIRDLQDLTNGFRAFILWSFQPAFTPLQKEFPHLHKASSNRYLRLLACSRIFLDNFQNIQSSWVTQGSYIGQLALLFGANDLGSTMMEENVVAAAGASNSMNQAEMISLIRDIGEIPAKRNTAYNILEQF, encoded by the coding sequence ATGGAGAATCTTGAAGGTATGCGAGAGGTTTTTGCTAAGAATTCGCAAGAGGTAAATGCTGTCGTGAAAGTTAAATTGCCCCGAATCAGCAAGGAGGAGATTTTGGATTTAATGCAGAATGCCTCTCTTAAGGAATTGGGTGAGCGTGCGTTTGCTATCAAAAAGCAGTTGCATTCTGACAATATCACGACTTTTGTTGTGGATAGAAACATTAATTATACCAATATCTGTTGGGTAGATTGCAAGTTTTGTGCCTTTAAACGCAGAATTAATGAGAGCGAAACCTATATTTTAAGCTTTGAGGAGATTGATAAAAAAATAGACGAATTGTTAGAAATTGGTGGCACACAGATTCTTTTTCAAGGAGGAGTGCATCCGAGTCTAAAAATTGAATGGTATGAGGATTTGGTGCGACATATTGCGCAAAAATATCCTCAAATCACCTTGCATGGATTCTCTGCGATTGAGATTAATTATATCGCAAAGATTTCTAAAATCTCAATCACTGAAGTTTTAGCACGCTTGCAAAAGTGCGGTTTGTCTTCTATACCCGGTGCGGGCGCAGAAATTTTAAGTGATAGGGTGCGTGATGTGATTGCTCCTAAGAAACTAGATAGTGAAGAATGGATAGCAGTGCATAGGGAAGCCCATAAGCTAGGAATAAAAAGCACGGCAACAATGATGTTTGGAAGTGTAGAAAAAGATGAGGATATTATAGAGCATTGGACAAGAATCCGAGATTTACAAGATTTAACCAATGGCTTTAGGGCGTTTATTTTATGGAGTTTTCAACCTGCTTTTACGCCATTGCAAAAGGAATTTCCGCATCTGCACAAAGCCTCTTCAAACCGCTATTTGAGATTGCTTGCGTGTAGCAGAATCTTTTTGGATAATTTTCAAAATATTCAAAGCAGTTGGGTTACGCAAGGTTCTTATATTGGACAACTTGCATTGCTGTTTGGGGCAAACGATTTGGGTAGCACGATGATGGAAGAAAATGTTGTTGCAGCCGCAGGAGCTAGTAATTCTATGAATCAAGCAGAGATGATTTCTTTGATTCGTGATATCGGCGAGATTCCAGCCAAGCGCAACACGGCTTATAACATTTTGGAGCAATTTTAA